In Methanosarcina barkeri MS, a single window of DNA contains:
- the ilvN gene encoding acetolactate synthase small subunit, whose amino-acid sequence MKHTLAVLVENRSGVLSRVASLFSRRGYNIESLAVGVTEDPKTSRMTIVVDGDDHVLEQVTKQLNKLVDVIKVSDIGGDDSVERELALIKVSADVSARTEIIQIANIFRARIVDVAPKSITVEVTGDEAKIQAIEKLLRQFGIKEMVRTGKIALVRGPKKV is encoded by the coding sequence ATGAAACATACACTGGCAGTCCTTGTGGAAAATAGGTCCGGAGTTCTCTCAAGGGTGGCTTCGCTCTTCTCAAGGCGCGGATACAATATTGAGAGCCTGGCTGTAGGAGTCACTGAAGATCCCAAAACTTCCAGAATGACTATAGTAGTTGATGGGGATGACCATGTGCTCGAACAGGTTACAAAACAGCTTAATAAGCTCGTTGATGTGATCAAAGTTTCGGACATCGGAGGAGATGACTCTGTAGAACGGGAACTCGCCCTTATTAAAGTTTCAGCCGACGTGAGTGCGAGAACCGAAATTATCCAGATTGCGAATATTTTCAGGGCAAGGATAGTGGACGTAGCTCCTAAATCCATAACTGTCGAAGTAACTGGAGACGAAGCCAAAATTCAGGCAATAGAAAAACTCCTCAGGCAGTTCGGGATTAAGGAAATGGTCCGGACAGGTAAGATTGCTCTGGTTCGCGGCCCAAAGAAGGTTTAA
- a CDS encoding acetolactate synthase large subunit encodes MTTGSTEKVNGARALIKCLEKEGVDTIFGYPGGQIIPFYDEIYDSNLRHILVRHEQAAAHAADGYARATGKTGVCVSTSGPGATNLVTGIATAYMDSVPIVALTGQVPTFLIGNDAFQEADIKGITQPITKHNYLVQDANELPRIVKEAFHIASTGRPGPVLIDLPKDVQNAEIDFYYPDKVELRGYKPTYKGNTQQIKRAAEEIANSCMPIIYAGGGVISSNASAELVELAETINAPVTTTLLGIGAIPTEHPLHVGMLGMHGTKSANYAIQESDLIIAVGARFDDRVTGKLESFAPNARVIHIDVDPAEISKNVNVQIPIVGDAKQVLKSLNKYIKCCKSEAWIEKIKQWKKEYPLTYEQMSPDVIMPQFVIEQISEACKDAIIVTEVGQHQMWAAQFFKYKNPRTFITSGGLGTMGYGFPAAIGAKVGKPDKTVINIAGDGSFQMNSQELATVVQNDIPVVSVIINNGYLGMVRQWQELFYDKRYSQTFIKGSVDFVKLAEAYGALGLRAERPSEVRPAIEEAVNSGRPAIVDVIVECEANVYPMVPAGAAINEIIDMEEHADTPCAMPDLRKAKADRVLDLEEQ; translated from the coding sequence ATGACAACCGGGTCAACAGAAAAAGTTAATGGCGCAAGGGCTTTGATTAAGTGCCTGGAAAAAGAAGGTGTTGACACCATCTTCGGATATCCAGGAGGGCAGATCATTCCCTTCTATGACGAAATTTATGATTCGAATCTGCGCCATATACTTGTGCGTCACGAACAGGCAGCAGCTCATGCTGCGGACGGGTACGCCCGTGCAACTGGAAAGACCGGGGTCTGTGTTTCTACCTCAGGTCCCGGAGCAACCAACCTGGTAACAGGGATTGCTACCGCATATATGGACTCAGTGCCTATTGTAGCCTTAACAGGGCAGGTCCCAACCTTCCTGATAGGTAATGATGCTTTCCAGGAAGCCGACATTAAGGGAATTACCCAGCCCATTACCAAGCACAACTACCTCGTACAGGATGCAAACGAACTCCCGAGAATCGTAAAAGAAGCCTTCCATATCGCTTCTACCGGAAGGCCTGGCCCGGTATTAATTGACCTTCCAAAGGATGTACAGAACGCGGAGATCGACTTTTACTATCCTGACAAAGTAGAGCTTAGAGGATATAAGCCAACTTACAAAGGCAACACTCAGCAGATCAAACGAGCCGCCGAGGAAATTGCAAATTCCTGCATGCCTATTATATACGCAGGTGGCGGTGTGATAAGTTCTAATGCCAGCGCTGAGCTTGTAGAGCTGGCTGAGACAATTAATGCTCCGGTTACGACTACTCTCCTGGGAATTGGTGCAATTCCGACTGAACACCCTCTGCATGTTGGGATGCTTGGAATGCACGGGACCAAGTCTGCAAACTATGCTATTCAGGAATCCGATCTTATTATTGCCGTGGGCGCGAGGTTCGATGACCGTGTTACCGGAAAGCTCGAGTCCTTTGCCCCCAATGCAAGGGTTATTCACATCGATGTCGACCCTGCTGAGATCTCAAAGAATGTAAATGTCCAGATCCCAATCGTCGGAGACGCAAAACAGGTGCTTAAGTCCCTGAATAAATATATCAAGTGCTGCAAATCCGAAGCATGGATTGAAAAGATAAAACAGTGGAAAAAGGAATATCCGCTTACCTATGAACAGATGTCACCTGATGTCATAATGCCTCAGTTTGTCATCGAGCAAATCTCTGAGGCTTGCAAGGACGCAATTATAGTTACTGAGGTCGGGCAGCACCAGATGTGGGCCGCTCAGTTCTTCAAGTATAAAAACCCCCGCACTTTCATTACATCAGGCGGTCTTGGCACAATGGGCTACGGTTTCCCTGCAGCCATAGGAGCAAAGGTTGGCAAGCCGGATAAAACGGTTATTAACATTGCAGGCGATGGCTCTTTCCAGATGAACTCTCAGGAGCTTGCAACTGTAGTCCAGAACGACATTCCGGTTGTTTCTGTGATCATTAATAATGGTTATCTGGGTATGGTCAGACAGTGGCAGGAACTGTTCTATGACAAAAGGTATTCTCAGACATTTATCAAGGGCAGTGTTGACTTCGTCAAACTTGCCGAGGCTTACGGAGCACTTGGACTGCGTGCGGAAAGGCCGTCCGAAGTAAGGCCTGCAATTGAAGAAGCTGTTAATTCAGGTAGGCCTGCTATTGTCGACGTAATTGTTGAATGCGAGGCAAACGTTTATCCAATGGTGCCGGCAGGGGCTGCAATTAATGAAATCATTGATATGGAAGAACATGCAGACACTCCCTGCGCTATGCCCGATTTGCGTAAGGCAAAAGCTGATAGAGTTCTCGACCTGGAGGAACAGTAA
- a CDS encoding (R)-citramalate synthase: protein MILFENVRFLDTTLRDGEQTPGVALTKDKKLLIARALDEMGVSIIEAGSAITSKGERESIRAVANAGLNAEICSYCRIVKSDVDRALECDVDSIHLVAPVSDLHIRTKIKKGRDAVRQIAVDVIEYAKDHGLIVELSGEDASRADPEFLKTIFTDGIDAGADRLCFCDTVGLLVPERTTKIFRDLTSSLKAPLSIHCHNDFGFATANTVAALAAGAKQAHVTVNGLGERAGNASLEEVVTSLEWLYKYNTGIKHEMIYRTSRLVSRLTGIPVSPNKALVGGNAFTHEAGIHVHGLLADKATYEPMSPEYIGRQRQIVLGKHAGRSSITLALKEMGLVADEAQTEEIFNRVKQIGDQGKHVTDADLHTIAENVLDIYKEPLVKLEEFTIVSGNRVTPTASIKLNVKDKAIVQAGIGNGPVDAVINAIRRAVRSCAEDIILEEYHVDSITGGTDALVEVRVKLSKDGKEVTASGARTDIIMASVEAVMNGMNRLIRAE, encoded by the coding sequence ATTATATTATTCGAAAATGTCCGCTTTCTGGATACTACTTTGAGAGACGGTGAACAAACACCTGGCGTTGCCCTTACAAAGGACAAGAAGCTTTTAATCGCCCGAGCGCTTGATGAAATGGGGGTCTCAATAATTGAGGCTGGTTCTGCAATCACTTCCAAAGGTGAAAGGGAATCCATCAGGGCTGTTGCAAATGCAGGGCTTAACGCTGAAATTTGCAGCTACTGCAGGATTGTAAAGTCCGATGTTGACCGTGCTCTGGAATGTGATGTTGACTCTATTCACCTTGTAGCACCTGTTTCGGACCTTCATATAAGGACGAAAATCAAAAAGGGTCGGGATGCAGTAAGGCAGATCGCAGTTGATGTAATTGAGTATGCCAAGGACCACGGCCTGATTGTGGAATTGAGCGGGGAAGATGCCTCGCGTGCAGACCCTGAGTTTCTAAAGACCATCTTTACCGACGGCATAGATGCAGGCGCTGACAGGTTATGCTTCTGTGATACTGTAGGCCTTCTGGTACCTGAAAGGACAACCAAAATTTTCCGGGACCTGACTTCCTCACTGAAAGCTCCTCTCAGCATTCACTGCCACAATGATTTTGGTTTTGCAACTGCGAACACGGTTGCTGCCCTGGCTGCAGGGGCAAAACAGGCCCATGTAACTGTTAACGGGTTAGGTGAAAGAGCTGGAAACGCATCCCTTGAAGAAGTAGTAACGAGCCTGGAATGGCTCTACAAGTATAATACAGGTATCAAACATGAGATGATCTACCGGACTTCAAGGCTTGTAAGCCGGCTTACAGGAATTCCCGTATCACCAAATAAGGCTCTTGTAGGTGGAAACGCATTCACTCACGAAGCAGGAATCCATGTTCACGGCCTTCTTGCCGATAAGGCAACCTATGAACCGATGAGCCCGGAATATATCGGAAGGCAGCGTCAGATCGTACTTGGAAAACATGCAGGACGCAGCTCGATTACTCTTGCCTTAAAGGAAATGGGGCTTGTAGCTGATGAGGCCCAGACCGAAGAAATTTTCAATCGTGTCAAGCAGATTGGTGACCAGGGAAAACACGTAACTGATGCTGACCTGCACACCATTGCAGAAAACGTACTTGATATTTATAAGGAACCTCTGGTAAAACTGGAAGAGTTTACCATTGTGTCAGGAAACCGTGTGACTCCAACGGCATCGATAAAACTTAACGTAAAAGATAAAGCTATTGTACAGGCAGGAATCGGGAACGGGCCTGTAGATGCTGTAATCAACGCAATCCGGAGAGCTGTACGTTCCTGTGCGGAAGATATTATCCTTGAAGAGTATCATGTAGACTCGATCACTGGCGGAACCGATGCCCTTGTTGAAGTAAGGGTAAAACTTTCCAAGGATGGAAAGGAAGTTACCGCAAGCGGAGCCAGGACGGACATAATTATGGCTTCCGTAGAAGCTGTAATGAACGGTATGAACCGCCTTATCCGGGCCGAGTGA
- a CDS encoding IS701 family transposase — MDINPPKCTDIDYINFLIAASNVFSCTEAARCYPDIANAPSHDAFTRCLQRQPPDTEALWEEVKSYVKLKGGYLIVDDSTLDKPYAEEIAFVRRMWSGKHHRTVKGIGLVTLVWTDGTTVIPIDFRIYNIDVDDKTKNDHFRDMLDKAEERGFNPKFVLFDTWYASVKNLKAIRQKEWHFLTRLKNNRLVNPDNKGNVPLETVDIPPKGRVVHLKAYGFVKVFRIVSKNGDTQHWVTDVQEMDEAKREDLAKKSWKIEEYHRGIKQFCGVEKCQARKEESQRAHIMFSLRAFLRLELQRIKSGISWFESAMKIRRVAVTEYLRNPQYTLN, encoded by the coding sequence ATGGACATAAATCCACCTAAGTGTACCGACATTGACTACATTAATTTTCTCATTGCGGCTTCTAACGTTTTTAGCTGTACTGAAGCTGCTAGATGTTATCCAGACATAGCTAATGCTCCTTCTCATGATGCTTTTACTCGTTGCCTTCAAAGGCAACCTCCAGACACGGAAGCACTATGGGAGGAAGTAAAAAGTTATGTCAAGCTTAAGGGAGGATACCTAATTGTTGATGATTCAACATTAGATAAACCATACGCAGAAGAAATTGCTTTTGTTCGTCGTATGTGGAGTGGAAAACATCATCGTACTGTAAAGGGAATAGGCCTGGTTACCTTAGTTTGGACTGACGGTACAACCGTTATACCTATCGATTTTCGAATTTATAACATCGATGTAGACGACAAAACAAAGAATGACCATTTCCGTGATATGCTTGACAAGGCCGAAGAACGTGGTTTTAATCCCAAATTCGTTTTATTTGATACATGGTATGCAAGTGTGAAAAACCTTAAAGCCATTAGACAGAAAGAGTGGCATTTCCTTACAAGATTGAAAAATAATCGTTTGGTAAATCCTGACAACAAGGGAAATGTGCCACTTGAAACAGTAGATATTCCTCCAAAAGGACGTGTGGTTCACCTCAAAGCATATGGATTTGTAAAGGTGTTTAGGATAGTTTCAAAAAATGGAGACACGCAACACTGGGTTACAGATGTGCAAGAGATGGATGAAGCAAAACGTGAAGATTTGGCAAAGAAGTCATGGAAAATTGAGGAATATCATAGGGGAATAAAACAGTTCTGTGGTGTCGAAAAATGTCAGGCAAGAAAGGAAGAATCACAAAGAGCACATATAATGTTCTCATTAAGAGCTTTTCTTAGACTGGAATTACAAAGAATCAAAAGTGGAATATCCTGGTTTGAAAGTGCTATGAAAATTAGAAGAGTGGCAGTGACAGAATACTTAAGGAATCCCCAATACACGTTAAATTAA
- a CDS encoding YVTN family beta-propeller repeat protein has translation MKEMKRAETRCGYIFILEIMVLAFLMLVSIAGATPFAYITNYGNDDVSEIDTVSVIDTATNTFITTIDVGRGPTGVAITPDGSKVYVLNSFDSTVSVIDTTTNKVIATVDVENGPIGVAVSPDGTKVYVTQCRDEDGNTAISIIDTAKNKVTDTINIGHYDSLGDIAVTPDGKRVYVLAEGGPTSVIDTATNTIIATVNVGSYPGGIVITPDGKKAYVANGYNNVSVIDTATNIVVATVSDRIGSVSGIAVAPNGSKVYVANYGYGANNIYDGGGNISVIDTLTNKVTVMVPLGKYTYGVAITPDGTKLYVANDYSNVSVIDTSTNKVTSTVNIGTRHLGIAIGNKKVQNVSHTTPSEFNSLLVVILILYIWRKSTKI, from the coding sequence ATGAAAGAGATGAAACGTGCTGAAACACGATGTGGTTATATCTTTATTTTAGAAATAATGGTGCTGGCGTTTTTAATGCTGGTCAGTATTGCAGGTGCCACACCTTTTGCATATATTACAAACTACGGAAACGACGATGTCTCTGAAATTGACACCGTCTCTGTAATTGACACTGCAACAAACACTTTTATAACCACTATAGATGTAGGAAGAGGGCCTACCGGTGTTGCAATTACCCCTGATGGATCAAAAGTGTATGTATTGAACAGCTTTGACAGCACTGTCTCTGTAATTGACACAACTACAAATAAGGTTATAGCCACTGTGGATGTAGAAAATGGACCTATTGGAGTTGCAGTCAGTCCAGATGGAACAAAGGTATATGTGACGCAATGCAGAGACGAAGATGGAAATACCGCTATCTCTATAATTGATACAGCAAAAAACAAGGTTACAGACACGATAAACATAGGACATTATGACTCTCTTGGTGATATTGCTGTTACGCCTGATGGAAAAAGGGTATATGTTTTAGCTGAAGGAGGACCTACTTCTGTAATTGACACAGCAACAAATACTATTATAGCCACCGTAAATGTAGGAAGCTATCCAGGTGGAATTGTGATCACCCCCGATGGAAAAAAGGCATATGTGGCAAATGGTTACAACAATGTTTCTGTAATTGACACAGCAACAAACATTGTTGTAGCCACAGTGAGCGATCGTATAGGCTCTGTTTCTGGAATTGCTGTCGCTCCAAATGGATCAAAGGTATATGTGGCAAATTACGGCTACGGGGCAAATAATATCTATGATGGGGGTGGAAACATTTCTGTAATTGATACATTAACAAATAAAGTTACAGTCATGGTACCTTTAGGAAAGTATACTTATGGAGTGGCAATTACCCCTGATGGAACAAAGCTTTACGTGGCAAATGATTATAGCAATGTTTCTGTAATTGATACATCAACAAATAAAGTTACATCGACTGTAAATATAGGAACCAGACATCTAGGAATTGCTATTGGAAATAAAAAAGTACAAAATGTTTCTCATACAACTCCCTCTGAATTCAATTCTTTGCTTGTTGTAATACTTATATTGTACATCTGGAGAAAGTCAACTAAAATCTAA
- a CDS encoding M42 family metallopeptidase, with amino-acid sequence MEKGGNLKKIKSLLEKFTNAHGISGFEDDIRELLEKELEPYVDTMRKDCMGNLIALKKGKGPSIMLAAHMDEIGLMVRYIDDNGFLRFVGIGGWFDQTLLNQRVVLHGKNGPIPGVIGSKPPHVMKEDDRKKPVKLDDMFIDIGAKDREDAENLGIEIGTAVSIDRDFVSLANGKITSKALDNRAGVVILIEVMKRLSKHKVGANVYAVGTVQEEVGLKGARTSAFGVSPDLALALDTTIPGDHPGITKTDSCLEIGKGPVITLADASGRGLIAHPQVIKWLKETAIENEIPYQLGVGSGGTTDATSIHLTKEGIPTGTVSIATRYIHSPVEVLDVADIDACVSLIVKAIENVGKYF; translated from the coding sequence ATGGAAAAAGGTGGAAACCTTAAAAAGATAAAATCTCTACTTGAAAAATTCACCAATGCCCATGGGATCTCAGGCTTTGAGGACGACATCCGAGAACTCCTTGAAAAGGAACTTGAACCATATGTTGATACCATGCGCAAAGATTGCATGGGAAACCTTATAGCTCTCAAAAAAGGAAAAGGTCCTTCCATAATGCTGGCTGCCCATATGGACGAAATCGGGCTTATGGTCAGGTATATTGATGATAACGGATTCCTCAGGTTTGTCGGGATCGGGGGATGGTTTGACCAGACCCTTCTTAACCAGAGAGTTGTACTTCACGGCAAAAACGGTCCAATTCCCGGAGTCATCGGGTCCAAGCCTCCTCATGTAATGAAAGAGGATGACAGGAAAAAGCCCGTGAAGCTGGACGATATGTTCATCGATATCGGAGCAAAAGACAGGGAAGATGCTGAGAACCTTGGAATTGAGATAGGCACGGCAGTTTCTATTGACCGGGACTTTGTGTCTCTGGCAAACGGAAAGATAACTTCAAAAGCCCTTGACAACCGTGCAGGCGTTGTTATCCTTATTGAGGTTATGAAACGGCTTTCCAAACATAAAGTTGGAGCAAATGTCTATGCCGTAGGCACTGTCCAGGAAGAGGTCGGGCTAAAAGGAGCAAGGACCTCTGCCTTTGGGGTTTCTCCAGACCTTGCGCTTGCCCTTGACACAACTATTCCCGGAGACCATCCGGGCATTACTAAAACCGATTCTTGCCTGGAAATCGGGAAAGGCCCTGTAATTACATTGGCTGATGCGTCCGGAAGAGGCCTTATAGCTCACCCACAGGTTATTAAGTGGCTTAAAGAAACTGCCATTGAAAATGAGATACCTTACCAGCTTGGCGTTGGTTCGGGAGGCACAACCGATGCGACCTCAATACACCTTACAAAGGAAGGTATCCCTACAGGTACAGTCAGCATAGCCACCCGATACATCCATTCACCTGTTGAAGTCCTGGATGTGGCAGATATTGACGCGTGCGTTTCACTTATTGTAAAAGCAATAGAAAACGTAGGCAAATATTTCTGA
- a CDS encoding prefoldin subunit beta encodes MTAELPPQIQNQIAQLQQIQQQIQALAMQKSQVEAMQKESKMALDELERLTDDAIVYRNVGELVIKTNKEESITKLKDREETLSLRLQSISRQEERLTSRFKQLQEQIQQALGPRAQ; translated from the coding sequence ATGACTGCAGAATTACCTCCTCAAATTCAGAACCAGATAGCACAGCTTCAGCAGATACAGCAGCAGATACAGGCTCTGGCTATGCAAAAATCACAGGTTGAAGCTATGCAAAAAGAGTCAAAGATGGCTCTTGACGAGCTGGAAAGACTCACTGACGACGCAATAGTCTACCGAAATGTAGGGGAGTTAGTAATAAAAACGAACAAGGAAGAGTCCATTACAAAACTGAAAGACAGGGAAGAAACACTCTCACTCAGGCTTCAGTCCATATCCAGGCAGGAAGAAAGGCTCACATCTCGCTTTAAACAACTTCAGGAGCAGATTCAGCAGGCTTTGGGACCCAGGGCACAATAA
- a CDS encoding DHH family phosphoesterase, with amino-acid sequence MEVDEAEFFNRLLDYRNILYLCHRNADPDAVSSAFALSEAIGGTVGLVDGCNRVAAVLIDRLDIEVVDKPNPADYGFVVVVDTSTKAQLNDLELTRYCVIDHHTTTALTENSEFFLHRNSTSTVEIVYNILKAMGAPINRRVGIGMLTGIVTDTGHFKHASADTFRTVSRIIEDSGIEYGEVLDLMAATPQDISMRIAILKAASRIELDRVQDMLIASSHVSSFGGSASSMLINIGADVAFVGTSKGESVRISARAKRDVVSAGVNLGQLMEDIGNEYNGTGGGHSGAAGIDVIGDMKEVLDKCRERTKKILETSLGGTSKEISFEDDIEEFENE; translated from the coding sequence ATGGAAGTTGATGAAGCGGAGTTTTTCAACCGGCTCCTTGACTATCGGAATATTTTGTATTTGTGTCACCGGAATGCAGATCCGGACGCGGTTAGCAGTGCTTTTGCCCTTTCCGAAGCTATAGGAGGCACTGTCGGACTTGTGGATGGCTGCAACCGTGTAGCTGCTGTGCTTATAGATAGACTTGACATTGAAGTTGTGGATAAACCCAATCCTGCGGATTACGGTTTTGTCGTTGTGGTTGATACCTCCACAAAAGCGCAATTAAATGATCTGGAGCTTACCAGGTATTGTGTGATCGATCACCATACAACTACTGCTCTGACAGAAAATTCCGAATTTTTCCTGCATAGGAACAGTACTTCTACCGTAGAAATAGTTTACAATATCTTAAAAGCAATGGGAGCACCTATTAACCGGCGGGTGGGGATCGGGATGCTCACGGGAATCGTAACTGATACCGGGCATTTCAAACATGCATCGGCAGATACATTCCGGACAGTATCGAGAATCATAGAGGACAGCGGCATTGAGTACGGGGAAGTACTGGACCTTATGGCTGCTACCCCACAGGATATTTCCATGCGCATAGCTATCCTGAAAGCCGCAAGCCGCATCGAGCTCGACAGAGTGCAGGATATGTTGATAGCATCTTCCCATGTCAGCTCTTTTGGAGGTTCTGCGTCTTCCATGCTCATTAATATCGGTGCAGATGTCGCTTTTGTTGGTACATCCAAAGGTGAAAGCGTCAGGATAAGTGCAAGAGCAAAGCGTGACGTTGTAAGTGCCGGGGTTAACCTTGGCCAGCTAATGGAAGATATAGGTAACGAATACAATGGCACAGGCGGCGGACATTCCGGGGCTGCCGGAATCGATGTGATCGGTGACATGAAAGAAGTGCTGGATAAATGCAGGGAAAGAACAAAGAAAATTCTGGAAACTTCTCTTGGAGGAACGTCAAAAGAGATCTCTTTTGAGGATGATATCGAAGAGTTTGAAAATGAGTGA
- a CDS encoding phenylacetate--CoA ligase family protein, producing the protein MPEYWDPEIETMPVENLNKLQEEKLKRLVHYVYENSPFYRKKFDEHGVKPEDIQTLEDIRKLPFTVKQDLRDTYPTGMFCVPNSKLTRFHASSGTTGKPIVVGYTQNDIDEWAESLARGFTSVGLGKNDILQVSYGYGLFTGGLGAHYGSEKLGATVLPTSSGNTERQLELMRDLDVTAIACTPSYFLYLIETARKEGISIRDDTKLKMGFFGAEPWSEELKKRIEDESGIKAIDIYGTSEMSGPLFTECSEQCGIHIWADKFLVEIINPETDEPVPDGEIGELVITTLNKEALPLIRYRVRDLTRKISEPCVCGRTHPRITRISGRSDDMIIVRGINVFPGQVESVLMKIPEVGNHFMIIVDRIGPLDSMKVQIEMNESVFSDKMSDMMALKKKISSALKSVLNLAVQVELVEHGSLPRSEGKSKKVIDKRKI; encoded by the coding sequence ATGCCAGAATACTGGGATCCTGAGATAGAGACAATGCCTGTAGAGAATTTGAATAAGCTGCAGGAAGAAAAGTTGAAGCGACTTGTACATTATGTGTATGAAAACTCTCCTTTTTATAGAAAAAAGTTTGATGAACACGGAGTTAAGCCGGAAGACATCCAAACTCTTGAAGATATCAGAAAGTTACCTTTTACAGTTAAGCAGGATCTCAGAGATACCTATCCAACTGGTATGTTTTGCGTCCCTAACTCAAAACTCACTCGTTTCCACGCTTCTTCAGGTACTACAGGCAAACCTATAGTCGTAGGGTATACCCAGAATGACATTGATGAGTGGGCAGAATCTCTTGCAAGAGGATTTACTTCTGTTGGACTGGGGAAAAATGATATCCTTCAGGTAAGTTATGGGTACGGACTTTTTACAGGTGGACTCGGTGCTCATTACGGAAGCGAAAAACTGGGTGCAACCGTACTTCCTACAAGTTCAGGAAATACTGAACGCCAGCTTGAGCTTATGAGAGACCTTGACGTCACTGCTATAGCCTGCACGCCTTCTTACTTCCTTTATCTGATTGAGACTGCAAGGAAAGAAGGCATTAGTATCAGGGATGACACTAAATTAAAGATGGGATTTTTCGGAGCCGAGCCCTGGTCCGAAGAACTCAAGAAACGTATAGAAGACGAATCAGGGATTAAAGCTATTGATATTTACGGAACATCGGAAATGAGCGGGCCTCTCTTTACCGAATGCTCAGAACAGTGCGGAATTCATATATGGGCAGACAAATTCCTTGTTGAGATAATTAATCCCGAAACAGATGAGCCTGTTCCTGATGGCGAGATTGGAGAACTCGTAATCACGACTCTCAATAAAGAAGCTCTTCCTCTAATCCGTTACAGAGTAAGAGACCTTACACGAAAGATTTCGGAGCCCTGCGTGTGCGGAAGAACCCATCCCAGGATTACACGCATCAGCGGGCGTTCGGATGATATGATTATCGTACGCGGCATCAATGTGTTCCCAGGACAGGTTGAATCGGTCCTCATGAAGATTCCTGAAGTCGGGAACCATTTCATGATCATTGTAGACAGGATTGGACCCCTTGACTCCATGAAAGTCCAGATTGAAATGAATGAGTCTGTTTTTAGTGATAAAATGTCAGACATGATGGCACTTAAAAAGAAGATTTCGAGTGCATTAAAAAGTGTACTTAATCTTGCAGTCCAGGTAGAACTGGTGGAGCACGGCTCTCTGCCCCGCTCTGAAGGAAAATCAAAGAAAGTTATCGATAAGCGAAAGATTTGA
- a CDS encoding ACT domain-containing protein, whose product MEDKIIKQISLFAENKPGRLANVANKLKSAGINIRAFTIAESGDFGIIRMVVDRSDYAHKILHDAGFTVSETNVMGIEMNDVPGSMSRIAEVFGKVKINIDYAYAFVTKDQKALLIVRVNDIEKAIKTLEEEGIRLISMKELENI is encoded by the coding sequence ATGGAAGATAAAATTATAAAGCAGATTTCCCTTTTTGCGGAAAATAAACCTGGCAGACTTGCAAACGTCGCAAATAAACTGAAAAGCGCCGGCATAAATATCAGGGCATTTACCATTGCCGAGTCCGGAGACTTCGGAATAATCCGCATGGTTGTGGACAGATCCGACTATGCTCACAAAATACTCCATGATGCAGGGTTTACCGTTTCCGAAACCAATGTTATGGGAATCGAAATGAACGATGTCCCAGGCAGCATGTCACGTATTGCAGAAGTGTTCGGAAAAGTCAAGATCAACATTGACTATGCATATGCTTTTGTCACCAAGGATCAGAAAGCCCTTTTAATAGTCAGGGTCAATGACATTGAAAAGGCAATTAAAACACTTGAAGAAGAAGGCATCAGGCTCATAAGCATGAAGGAACTTGAAAATATCTGA
- a CDS encoding DUF2103 domain-containing protein, whose protein sequence is MTENKTNLQENAQSSLKNKLGGVHTTIIGGRAGKKLVKLVSQHPEVKKVIPTVISVKGVAGGSLTGKALRADARGNLRLLLSEGRSFQEIRLVTTVGTADEGDRIMDELNEILKTAF, encoded by the coding sequence ATGACGGAAAACAAAACTAACTTACAGGAGAACGCGCAAAGCTCCTTGAAAAATAAGCTTGGTGGAGTACATACGACAATCATCGGGGGAAGGGCTGGTAAAAAACTTGTAAAGCTTGTAAGCCAGCACCCTGAAGTAAAAAAAGTAATCCCAACCGTAATTTCTGTAAAAGGCGTTGCGGGAGGCAGCCTCACTGGGAAAGCACTGCGTGCGGATGCGAGAGGGAATTTGAGGCTATTGCTCTCTGAAGGCAGGAGTTTTCAGGAAATAAGACTGGTAACAACAGTTGGAACCGCTGACGAGGGAGATAGAATTATGGATGAACTGAACGAAATCTTGAAAACTGCCTTCTGA